Part of the Drosophila santomea strain STO CAGO 1482 chromosome 2L, Prin_Dsan_1.1, whole genome shotgun sequence genome is shown below.
TTTGTGGCCTCAAGTTTAGAAAACATTAGGCACTAGGAGCCTTCTTGGTTTTTATCTGTTCCATGGCTTGGAGGAAGAACTTCATTGTGCCTACGTAATCATAAGTCGTCGAATTTGTGTCCGTAACTATCAAGCTGACTTGGTATAGTCCTTGAGGAAAAGGCGGCAGAAGACTAGTGTCCAGAAAACCGTCACGAGCTATCAGCTTGCCCTGAAGTTATAAAATGGTTTAGGACAACCAGATGAAGATGACACACACGTCAGTCATAATACCGAAAAAGGGCAAGAGTGGTTAACATTCGTGTAACGCTTAAATAACTTCCATATAATAACGCCATACGGAATGAAGTTCCTTCTCTCGATCACCTCG
Proteins encoded:
- the LOC120444142 gene encoding uncharacterized protein LOC120444142 — its product is MKLVLLVLLCSVFIGQLTKTQLVYKLKKIECLVNRTRVSNVSCHVKAVNWNLAVVNMDCFMIVPLLNPIIRIQVFTKDYSNQYKPFLVDVKIRICEVIERRNFIPYGVIIWKLFKRYTNVNHSCPFSGKLIARDGFLDTSLLPPFPQGLYQVSLIVTDTNSTTYDYVGTMKFFLQAMEQIKTKKAPSA